In the Mycoplasma zalophi genome, one interval contains:
- a CDS encoding Fic family protein yields MKKFNYLNLVDLSLSVNLYDMIAKIYEYKGRQELYVKNYPVVLEKMIDIAKIQSTKYSNAIEGIYTNDTRLHELMNKKTEPKNRNEEEIAGYRRALDIIHENYKYIEFTKSNILTLHNQLYSYSHVNYKGKFKMSDNVIVEVDSFGNKKTRFEPVKSFETENYIDNMISAYKEAIKANIPPLILIPTLIHDFLCIHPFDDGNGRMSRILTLLLLYKFEFFVGRYISIEMLIEQTKESYYEELQKSSDNWHNNENNIIPFIRYMLGILLKAYQESDKRFNLIGKEKLTSTKRIFSVIEQSLTPLSKEDIRILCPNISKRTIERALNELQKTNKIKQVGRGRATKYIQL; encoded by the coding sequence TTGAAAAAATTTAATTATTTAAATCTTGTAGATTTATCTTTGTCAGTTAATCTTTACGATATGATTGCTAAAATTTATGAGTACAAAGGTAGACAAGAATTATATGTAAAAAATTATCCAGTTGTATTAGAAAAAATGATAGATATTGCCAAAATACAAAGTACAAAGTATTCAAATGCCATAGAGGGAATTTATACAAATGACACAAGACTACATGAATTAATGAATAAAAAAACAGAACCCAAAAATAGAAACGAAGAAGAAATTGCAGGTTATAGACGCGCACTTGATATAATTCATGAAAATTATAAATATATTGAGTTTACAAAAAGTAATATATTAACACTTCATAATCAACTATATTCTTATTCTCATGTAAATTATAAAGGTAAATTTAAAATGTCGGATAACGTCATCGTGGAAGTAGATTCATTTGGAAATAAAAAAACCCGATTTGAACCTGTAAAAAGTTTCGAGACAGAAAATTACATTGATAATATGATATCAGCTTATAAAGAAGCAATAAAAGCAAATATTCCTCCATTAATTTTAATACCAACCCTTATACATGATTTTTTATGTATTCATCCTTTTGATGATGGCAATGGAAGAATGAGTAGAATATTAACGCTTCTTTTACTTTATAAATTTGAATTTTTTGTTGGAAGATACATAAGTATAGAAATGCTTATTGAACAAACAAAAGAGTCTTATTATGAAGAATTACAAAAATCAAGTGATAATTGACATAATAATGAAAACAATATAATTCCTTTTATAAGATATATGCTAGGAATTTTATTAAAAGCATATCAAGAAAGTGATAAAAGATTTAATTTAATTGGAAAAGAAAAATTAACTTCAACAAAGAGAATATTTTCTGTTATTGAACAATCATTAACACCTCTATCTAAAGAAGATATTAGGATTTTATGTCCAAATATATCAAAAAGAACAATAGAGAGGGCATTAAATGAATTGCAAAAAACCAATAAGATAAAACAAGTTGGTAGAGGAAGAGCAACAAAATACATTCAACTATAA
- a CDS encoding AAA family ATPase, which translates to MKENINNNSSNQTHKSANNVNKLNNEYTELNTTYLSIKNFKNLNFSQDNDRNKTILLNSSLAKYNLRGDLFFILGLNNVGKTNVLNALNILGGGREFIFGKDTPNFVLDLDNVKYIPKICLDEYLKNKKTRSIIATELNANHSKKEENSTEGVQRIFSTYCVRKDLVNAFNTEYTKNSLFAEINYESDIYNICINCGEFVFEGSKHKCSYLSQIKTQPVHDRNKIVAIEITSKIGIIRNFNLIDSVIRRDDDVFEIGKNKYKLFLEGNVLFHKVNNNKIMFLFELSDNLLGNNFKIKWFDYKSYNNQDFIENWDLFSQNQGFVSQIFKLININSNELMEKNKLILKSDNPINKYRQLENAVNKKLEQLSQEFNNILISNNRSYKFTCYINDKNIQLCFEEDGNSIDFELQSDGFKWFFSFFMWMKTNNQLGNGDIVLIDETFGNNITPKSVIELRRKLKEFSYKTGISFVISTHNPFLIDLNYLEEIRIVKKQNDNSSIIMDKFHTIYKNFDISLQPVLETFSLTSNVFYDKENTRTYFVEGITDYCYLTAMSIKLGIKNLLFLPIQGLYNQNMNVYKKLEKNPRFLVDGDKAGIDFKERLKSDKNVKVLKLSDVNESFVAIETLFVETFSEDIAHSKSFENAVALKKAIINNNLLLSEQTIKNFTDLFKALLN; encoded by the coding sequence ATGAAAGAAAATATTAATAATAACTCTTCAAATCAAACACATAAATCAGCAAATAATGTTAATAAATTAAATAATGAATACACAGAATTGAACACAACATATTTAAGTATAAAAAATTTTAAAAACTTAAATTTTAGTCAAGATAATGATAGGAATAAGACTATTTTATTAAATTCAAGCCTTGCAAAATATAATTTAAGAGGTGATTTATTCTTTATCTTAGGGCTAAATAATGTCGGAAAAACAAATGTTTTAAATGCATTAAATATTTTAGGTGGCGGAAGAGAATTTATCTTTGGAAAAGACACACCTAATTTTGTGCTTGATCTAGATAATGTTAAATATATCCCTAAAATTTGTCTAGATGAGTACTTAAAAAACAAAAAGACAAGATCAATTATAGCAACTGAATTAAATGCAAATCATTCTAAAAAAGAAGAAAATAGCACTGAAGGTGTGCAAAGAATTTTTAGTACTTATTGTGTTAGAAAAGATTTAGTAAATGCTTTCAATACAGAATACACAAAAAATTCATTGTTTGCAGAAATTAACTACGAATCTGATATCTATAATATTTGTATAAATTGTGGAGAATTTGTGTTTGAGGGTTCAAAGCATAAATGTTCATATTTATCTCAAATAAAAACTCAACCAGTTCATGATAGAAATAAAATTGTTGCTATTGAAATAACATCAAAAATAGGAATTATAAGAAATTTTAATTTAATTGATAGTGTTATAAGAAGAGATGATGATGTGTTTGAAATTGGGAAAAACAAATATAAACTTTTTTTAGAAGGAAATGTTTTATTTCACAAAGTAAATAATAATAAAATTATGTTTCTTTTTGAATTAAGTGATAATCTATTAGGTAACAACTTCAAGATAAAGTGATTTGATTATAAATCTTATAATAACCAAGATTTTATTGAAAATTGAGATTTATTTAGTCAAAATCAAGGATTTGTATCTCAAATATTTAAATTAATAAATATTAATAGTAATGAATTAATGGAAAAAAATAAATTAATTTTAAAATCTGATAATCCAATAAATAAATACAGACAGTTAGAAAATGCAGTGAATAAAAAATTAGAACAGTTATCACAAGAATTTAACAACATACTTATTTCTAATAATAGATCTTATAAATTTACTTGTTATATAAATGATAAAAATATTCAACTTTGTTTTGAAGAAGACGGAAATTCAATAGATTTTGAACTCCAATCAGATGGATTTAAATGGTTTTTTAGTTTTTTTATGTGAATGAAAACTAATAATCAATTAGGAAATGGTGATATTGTATTAATAGATGAAACTTTTGGAAATAATATAACTCCCAAATCAGTTATAGAGTTGCGAAGAAAATTAAAAGAATTTTCTTACAAAACAGGAATTTCCTTTGTAATTTCTACTCATAACCCATTCTTAATTGATTTAAATTATTTAGAAGAAATAAGAATTGTAAAAAAACAAAATGATAATTCTTCAATTATTATGGACAAATTTCACACAATATACAAAAATTTTGATATTTCGTTACAACCCGTTCTTGAAACATTTAGTTTGACATCTAATGTATTTTACGATAAAGAAAACACAAGAACTTATTTTGTTGAAGGTATAACTGACTATTGCTATTTAACTGCAATGTCTATAAAATTAGGAATTAAAAATCTATTATTTTTACCTATCCAAGGTTTATATAATCAAAATATGAATGTATATAAAAAATTAGAAAAAAATCCAAGATTTTTAGTAGATGGCGATAAAGCTGGTATAGATTTTAAGGAACGCTTAAAATCAGATAAAAATGTGAAAGTTTTAAAATTAAGTGATGTGAATGAATCATTTGTAGCTATTGAAACACTATTTGTCGAAACTTTTAGCGAGGATATTGCTCATTCTAAATCATTTGAAAATGCAGTTGCATTAAAAAAAGCAATAATTAATAATAATTTATTATTAAGTGAGCAGACCATAAAAAATTTTACAGATCTTTTTAAAGCATTACTAAACTAA